A section of the Prochlorococcus sp. MIT 1341 genome encodes:
- a CDS encoding TIGR04282 family arsenosugar biosynthesis glycosyltransferase has translation MAKWPAAGRCKSRLSKSVGKKRAAKIQERLLNHTLVVTKHLAAKGLIELQLSISGLGPKAAKRWGIDKGLSKVTLQGQGSLGTRMRKQIIHAQKKHLGPNTKGRPIIVIGSDLPNLCHFDLLKALENLTQNDIVIGPSKDGGYWLLGLSEGLSNPVPTWPFSGISWGTNAVLKQTLSKAHKANKQTFLLGSKNDLDTFQDLLPWRG, from the coding sequence ATGGCAAAGTGGCCTGCCGCCGGCAGGTGCAAGAGCCGTCTTTCAAAGAGTGTTGGCAAAAAACGTGCTGCCAAAATTCAGGAAAGACTCCTTAATCACACTTTGGTCGTGACCAAACACCTCGCTGCAAAAGGCTTGATTGAACTTCAGCTATCGATCTCAGGCTTAGGTCCAAAAGCTGCCAAGCGTTGGGGAATCGACAAAGGCCTCTCTAAAGTCACTCTTCAAGGGCAAGGCTCTCTAGGAACCCGAATGAGGAAACAAATAATCCATGCTCAAAAGAAACATCTAGGCCCAAACACAAAAGGTAGACCAATAATTGTTATTGGTTCCGACTTGCCAAATCTTTGCCATTTTGATTTATTAAAGGCTCTAGAAAATTTAACCCAAAATGACATCGTAATTGGGCCTTCCAAAGACGGTGGATACTGGCTATTAGGTCTTTCAGAAGGATTATCTAACCCTGTACCAACGTGGCCCTTCTCGGGAATTTCTTGGGGAACGAATGCGGTCCTAAAACAAACACTTTCAAAAGCTCATAAAGCAAACAAACAAACCTTTTTGCTTGGATCAAAGAATGATTTGGACACTTTTCAGGACCTGCTTCCATGGAGAGGATAG